The proteins below come from a single Salvelinus fontinalis isolate EN_2023a chromosome 1, ASM2944872v1, whole genome shotgun sequence genomic window:
- the LOC129852474 gene encoding calcium homeostasis modulator protein 3-like — translation MDRLKLVLQYFQSNSESISNGICIVLALISVKLYTSFDFNCPCIPQYNKLYALGVMFVPPLIFFFLGILVNRHTGVMMDEWLRPIGKRSKNPAIVKYMFSAMMQRALLAPMVWILVTLLDGKIFICAFSMSVDPKPFSGMPNNTGLDLIKLMAKVPCKEDMIFRNSTFRKAVSRYVRCYSQAIGWSILLFFILLGALGRLIKPCFDDHATNLQTRYWSNYLDIEQKLFDETCVLHCRDFARKCVVQFFEGMREDAVLRLPLSPEVRYRGEEDMVDEEEERLHGITKQEQMDQLLQTWFQCKPELDVTRMAYRPRVCVTWEDHNGQTLYSDV, via the exons ATGGATCGTCTGAAGTTAGTTCTGCAGTATTTCCAGTCCAACTCTGAGTCCATATCAAATGGAATCTGTATTGTACTGGCCCTGATCAGTGTGAAGCTCTACACCAGCTTTGACTTCAACTGCCCCTGTATTCCACAATACAACAAACTCTACGCACTGGGGGTGATGTTTGTCCCGCCTTTAATATTCTTCTTCCTGGGAATCTTGGTCAATCGACACACAGGGGTCATGATGGACGAATGGTTGAGACCGATTGGGAAGAGAAGCAAAAATCCTGCCATTGTCAA GTACATGTTCTCTGCCATGATGCAGAGGGCTCTACTGGCGCCCATGGTGTGGATTCTGGTCACTCTGCTGGATGGGAAGATCTTCATCTGTGCTTTCAGCATGAGTGTAGACCCCAAGCCTTTCTCAG GCATGCCCAACAATACTGGCCTGGACCTGATCAAGCTCATGGCCAAAGTGCCCTGCAAGGAGGATATGATCTTCAGGAACAGCACATTTCGTAAAGCTGTTTCACGCTACGTGCGCTGCTACTCCCAA GCGATTGGTTggtccatcctcctcttcttcattctCTTGGGTGCGCTGGGCCGTCTCATCAAGCCCTGTTTCGACGACCACGCCACCAACCTCCAGACGCGCTACTGGAGCAACTACCTGGACATCGAGCAGAAGCTCTTCGATGAGACCTGCGTTCTTCACTGCCGCGATTTTGCCCGCAAGTGCGTTGTGCAGTTCTTCGAGGGCATGCGGGAAGACGCAGTACTCAGACTGCCTCTCTCACCCGAAGTCAGGTACAGGGGGGAGGAAGACAtggtggatgaagaggaggagagactccATGGGATCACCAAGCAGGAACAGATGGATCAACTGCTTCAAACATGGTTCCAGTGTAAGCCTGAGCTGGATGTCACTAGGATGGCCTACAGACCTAGGGTGTGTGTCACCTGGGAGGACCACAATGGACAAACCCTCTACTCAGATGTTtag